The sequence GGAACAACAAAGTGACAGATCAAAATCCAGAAGGCAAATACGAAGCGCTGGAAAAATACGGCCGAGATTTGACAGAAGCCGCGCGTCAAGGCAAACTCGATCCGGTGATCGGACGCGATGACGAAATTCGCCGCACAATTCAAATATTGAGCCGCCGTACCAAGAACAATCCTGTACTGATTGGGGAACCGGGAGTTGGCAAAACTGCGATCGCCGAAGGACTCGCCCAACGAATTATCACCGGAGATGTGCCGCAATCTCTCAAAGACAGACAATTAATTAGCTTGGATATGGGCGCCTTAATTGCCGGTGCCAAATTCCGCGGAGAATTTGAAGAACGCTTGAAAGCCGTCCTCAAAGAAGTTATGGACAGCAACGGTAAAGTCATCCTATTTATAGATGAAATTCACACCGTTGTTGGTGCAGGCGCTAGCCAAGGATCGATGGATGCTGGTAACTTGCTAAAACCGATGTTGGCGAGGGGCGAATTGCGCTGTATCGGGGCTACAACTCTCGACGAATATCGCAAATATCTCGAAAAAGATGCAGCTTTAGAACGTCGCTTCCAACAGGTATTTGTCGATCAGCCGACTGTTGAAGATACTGTCTCGATTCTGCGGGGCTTGAAAGAACGTTACGAAGTTCACCACGGTGTAAAAATCTCCGATAGCGCCCTCGTGGCGGCGGCTACTTTGTCTACTCGATATATTAGCGATCGCTTCCTTCCCGACAAGGCGATCGACTTAGTGGACGAAGCAGCGGCTAAACTTAAAATGGAGATTACCTCGAAACCAGAAGAACTAGACGAAATCGATCGCCGGATTTTGCAGTTAGAAATGGAAAGGCTGTCGCTGCAAAAAGAAAGCAATTCAGCTTCGATCGAACGATTGGAAAGACTGGAAAAAGACTTAGGCAATCTTAAGGGACAGCAAAGCGGTTTAGATGCCCAGTGGCAATCGGAAAAAGGTGTCATCGGCAGTATTCAAAGAATCAAAGAACAGATTGACAAGGTGAATATTGAAATTCAACAAGCTGAATTAAAATATGACCTCAACCGCGCTGCCGAGTTGAAATACGGCACTTCAACTCAATTGAAAAAACAATTGGAAGAAGCAGAAGCTCAACTTTCAGCCAATCAAACCACAGGTAAAACTTTACTGCGGGAAGAAGTCACGGAATCTGACATTGCCGAGATTATTTCTAAGTGGACGGGAATCCCGATTAGCAAGTTAGTTGAATCGGAAATGCAGAAACTTCTGTACTTGGAAGATGAACTGCACAAGCGGGTAATTGGACAGGATGAAGCGGTGACGGCGGTTGCAGATGCTATTCAGCGATCGCGCGCGGGATTGGCAGATCCGAACCGTCCCGTGGCGAGTTTCATCTTCCTGGGCCCCACGGGCGTAGGTAAAACCGAGTTGGCGAAAGCATTAGCATCATACCTGTTCGATACCGAAGAGGCGATCGTCCGCATTGATATGTCGGAATACATGGAGAAACACGCAGTTTCGCGCTTAATCGGTGCGCCTCCGGGATACGTCGGCTACGACGAAGGCGGACAATTAACTGAGGCTGTGCGCCGCCGCCCGTATTCGGTAATTCTATTCGATGAAATCGAGAAAGCGCACCCGGATGTCTTCAACATTATGCTGCAAATTCTGGATGACGGCCGCGTTACCGATGCTCAAGGTCACAGGGTAGATTTTAAGAATTCTGTGATTATTATGACATCGAATGTCGGCTCTCAATACATCTTGGATGTGGCGGGAGATAACGAACAAATGCGTAGTCGGGTGATGGAGGCGATGCGGGGAACTTTCCGCCCGGAATTCTTGAACCGGATTGATGAGATGATTATCTTCCACGGTTTAAGCAAGCCGGAATTGCGCCAGATCGTGTTGTTGCAAGTCAAGCGCTTGGAAAAACGGTTAGCCGATCGCAAAATGTCTCTGAAATTGTCGGAATCTGCGATCGACTTCTTAGTAGAAATCGGTTACGATCCCGTCTACGGCGCGCGGCCTTTGAAGCGGGGAATCCAACGCGAGTTGGAAACGCAAATGGCTAAGGGTATCTTGCGGGGA comes from Microcoleus sp. bin38.metabat.b11b12b14.051 and encodes:
- the clpB gene encoding ATP-dependent chaperone ClpB, with protein sequence MQPNNPNQFTEKAWEALARTPEVVKAAQQQQLESEHLMKALLEQESGLASSLFNKAKVSVAKLRDRTDEFISRQPKISGAGGNVYLGRSLDTLLDRAEAYRKDYGDEFISIEHLILGYVKDDRFGKNLFQEFKLDEAKLKDIIAQVRGNNKVTDQNPEGKYEALEKYGRDLTEAARQGKLDPVIGRDDEIRRTIQILSRRTKNNPVLIGEPGVGKTAIAEGLAQRIITGDVPQSLKDRQLISLDMGALIAGAKFRGEFEERLKAVLKEVMDSNGKVILFIDEIHTVVGAGASQGSMDAGNLLKPMLARGELRCIGATTLDEYRKYLEKDAALERRFQQVFVDQPTVEDTVSILRGLKERYEVHHGVKISDSALVAAATLSTRYISDRFLPDKAIDLVDEAAAKLKMEITSKPEELDEIDRRILQLEMERLSLQKESNSASIERLERLEKDLGNLKGQQSGLDAQWQSEKGVIGSIQRIKEQIDKVNIEIQQAELKYDLNRAAELKYGTSTQLKKQLEEAEAQLSANQTTGKTLLREEVTESDIAEIISKWTGIPISKLVESEMQKLLYLEDELHKRVIGQDEAVTAVADAIQRSRAGLADPNRPVASFIFLGPTGVGKTELAKALASYLFDTEEAIVRIDMSEYMEKHAVSRLIGAPPGYVGYDEGGQLTEAVRRRPYSVILFDEIEKAHPDVFNIMLQILDDGRVTDAQGHRVDFKNSVIIMTSNVGSQYILDVAGDNEQMRSRVMEAMRGTFRPEFLNRIDEMIIFHGLSKPELRQIVLLQVKRLEKRLADRKMSLKLSESAIDFLVEIGYDPVYGARPLKRGIQRELETQMAKGILRGDFANGDTIFVDIENERLAFKRLPAQLVTAK